One Amycolatopsis sp. NBC_00355 genomic window carries:
- the sucD gene encoding succinate--CoA ligase subunit alpha encodes MAIFLDENSRIVVSGITGTEGAKHTARMLAAGTNVVGGVNPRKAGQHVEIASAKLPVFGSVAESMAATGADVCVLFVPPPFVEDAVVEAVDAGIGLAVVITEGVPVHDTARLWAHAVAAGGRTRIIGPNCPGVISPGKSNAGIIPADITGPGRIGLVSKSGTLTYQLMHELRDIGFSTCVGIGGDPIIGTTHIDAVEAFEKDPETDLIVLIGEIGGDAEERAADFVRANVSKPVVGYVAGFTAPEGKTMGHAGAIVSGSSGTAEAKKTALEAAGIRVGRTPSETAALARELLG; translated from the coding sequence GTGGCCATCTTCCTGGACGAGAACAGCCGGATCGTCGTTTCCGGCATCACCGGCACCGAGGGCGCGAAGCACACCGCGCGGATGCTCGCCGCCGGGACGAACGTCGTCGGCGGGGTCAACCCGCGCAAAGCCGGCCAGCATGTCGAGATCGCCTCCGCGAAGCTGCCGGTGTTCGGCAGCGTCGCCGAGTCGATGGCCGCGACCGGCGCCGACGTCTGCGTGCTGTTCGTGCCGCCGCCGTTCGTCGAGGACGCCGTCGTCGAAGCCGTCGACGCCGGGATCGGCCTGGCGGTGGTGATCACCGAAGGCGTCCCGGTGCACGACACCGCGCGGCTGTGGGCGCACGCCGTCGCCGCGGGCGGGCGGACGCGGATCATCGGGCCGAACTGCCCCGGCGTCATCTCCCCCGGCAAGTCCAACGCCGGGATCATCCCCGCCGACATCACCGGCCCGGGGCGGATCGGGCTCGTCTCGAAGTCCGGCACCCTGACCTACCAGCTCATGCACGAGCTGCGCGACATCGGGTTCTCCACCTGTGTCGGGATCGGCGGCGACCCGATCATCGGGACGACGCACATCGACGCCGTCGAGGCGTTCGAGAAGGACCCGGAGACCGACCTGATCGTGCTGATCGGCGAGATCGGCGGCGACGCCGAGGAGCGGGCCGCGGACTTCGTGCGCGCCAACGTGTCCAAGCCGGTCGTCGGTTACGTCGCCGGGTTCACCGCGCCCGAGGGCAAGACCATGGGCCACGCGGGCGCGATCGTCTCCGGCTCGTCCGGAACCGCGGAAGCGAAGAAGACGGCGTTGGAAGCGGCCGGGATCCGCGTCGGCCGGACGCCGAGCGAGACCGCGGCCCTCGCCCGTGAGCTGCTCGGCTGA
- a CDS encoding NAD-dependent formate dehydrogenase, producing MAKVLCVLYDDPVDGYPKTYPRDDLPRLDGYPGGQTLPTPQGVDFTPGQLLGSVSGELGLRKFLEAQGHTLVVTSDKDGDDSEFDRELADAEIVISQPFWPAYLTAERIARAPKLKLAVTAGIGSDHVDLDAAIAHGVTVAEVTYCNSISVAEHVVMMILSQVRNYLPSHQVVLDGGWNIADCVARSYDVEGMHIGTVAAGRIGTAVLRRLAPFDVHLHYTDRHRLPAEVERELNLTFHPSAADLVPHCDVVTINAPLHPETEGLFGDELIASMKRGAYLINTARAKIADRDAVVRALESGQLAGYAGDVWYPQPAPADHPWRTMPYQGMTPHISGSSLSAQARYAAGTREILEDHFGGSPIRDEYLIVDGGKLAGTGAHSYSTR from the coding sequence GTGGCAAAGGTGCTGTGCGTGCTCTACGACGACCCGGTGGACGGCTACCCGAAGACCTACCCGCGCGACGACCTGCCGCGCTTGGACGGCTACCCCGGCGGCCAGACCCTGCCCACCCCGCAGGGTGTCGACTTCACGCCGGGACAGCTCCTCGGCAGCGTCTCCGGCGAGCTGGGGTTGCGGAAGTTCCTGGAGGCACAGGGACACACGCTCGTCGTCACCTCCGACAAGGACGGCGACGACTCGGAGTTCGACCGCGAGCTCGCCGACGCCGAGATCGTGATCTCCCAGCCGTTCTGGCCCGCTTACCTCACCGCCGAGCGGATCGCGCGGGCGCCGAAGCTGAAGCTGGCCGTCACCGCCGGGATCGGCTCGGACCACGTCGACCTCGACGCGGCCATCGCCCACGGCGTCACGGTCGCCGAGGTCACCTACTGCAACAGCATCAGCGTGGCCGAGCACGTCGTGATGATGATCCTCTCGCAGGTGCGCAACTACCTGCCGTCGCACCAGGTCGTACTGGACGGCGGCTGGAACATCGCCGACTGCGTCGCACGCTCCTACGACGTCGAGGGCATGCACATCGGCACGGTCGCGGCCGGGCGGATCGGCACCGCCGTGCTGCGGCGGCTGGCGCCGTTCGACGTCCACCTGCACTACACCGACCGGCACCGGCTGCCGGCCGAGGTGGAGCGGGAGCTGAACCTGACCTTCCACCCGAGTGCCGCGGACCTGGTGCCGCACTGCGACGTCGTGACGATCAACGCGCCGCTGCACCCGGAGACCGAGGGCCTGTTCGGCGACGAGCTGATCGCGTCGATGAAGCGTGGCGCGTACCTGATCAACACGGCGCGGGCGAAGATCGCCGACCGCGACGCCGTGGTCCGCGCGCTCGAGAGCGGGCAGCTGGCCGGGTACGCGGGCGACGTCTGGTACCCGCAGCCCGCGCCGGCCGACCACCCGTGGCGGACGATGCCGTACCAGGGCATGACGCCGCACATCTCCGGGTCGTCGCTCTCGGCGCAGGCGCGCTACGCGGCCGGGACGCGCGAGATCCTGGAGGACCACTTCGGCGGGTCGCCGATCCGCGACGAGTACCTGATTGTCGACGGCGGCAAGCTCGCCGGCACCGGCGCGCACTCCTACTCGACGCGCTGA
- a CDS encoding MFS transporter, producing MSEVRELRDVYGRRYRVGETDLELLGRPRGRITWLAAAGMLAAGVQQYGFGAIVPELSRAHGWTSGAIVLTFALWAICQAGIAFPAAWLRERGVLPAPAAMGLGAVLCAAGLVTLGHAGSLLTVFLGYSVLGGLGTGLVYATCVGAVLAWFPDRSGPSAGVVSGAFAWGSVPFVVLAALLPDVRPALLDGTAAVVLVVIAGCGALLRYPPRHWWPATPEPRTWALDRAHNRHPAIRHYRPAELFRCGTTLALYLVVVLAAAVLLFDLAYLATFVAERSGPGLAAAALALLAAATGSGRVLIGRLADRLGRRRILRLALLAGGVAQFVLYYSGEHRHAVGLLLGVALAGLGNGCCYTLLVGLVREYFGEESALQNFGVLYSAKAVGAVVGVGLAAVGLLGAFAVAGVLSVAGALLTGRLTQPGRPKSLLPTA from the coding sequence ATGTCCGAGGTCCGCGAGCTCCGGGACGTCTACGGACGGCGGTACCGGGTCGGGGAGACCGACCTCGAGCTGCTGGGCCGGCCACGTGGCCGGATCACCTGGCTGGCCGCGGCGGGCATGCTCGCCGCCGGCGTGCAGCAGTACGGCTTCGGCGCGATCGTGCCCGAGCTGAGCCGGGCGCACGGCTGGACGTCCGGCGCGATCGTCCTGACCTTCGCGCTCTGGGCGATCTGCCAGGCCGGCATCGCCTTCCCGGCCGCGTGGCTGCGCGAACGCGGGGTGCTGCCCGCCCCCGCGGCGATGGGCCTCGGCGCGGTCCTGTGCGCCGCCGGGCTGGTCACGCTCGGCCACGCCGGCAGCCTGCTCACCGTGTTCCTCGGCTACTCGGTGCTCGGCGGGCTCGGCACCGGCCTCGTCTACGCCACCTGCGTCGGCGCCGTGCTGGCCTGGTTCCCGGACCGCTCCGGCCCGAGCGCCGGCGTCGTCAGCGGCGCCTTCGCCTGGGGCAGCGTGCCGTTCGTCGTGCTGGCCGCGCTGCTCCCGGACGTCCGGCCGGCACTGCTCGACGGGACCGCCGCCGTGGTGCTCGTCGTGATCGCCGGGTGCGGCGCCCTGCTGCGCTACCCGCCGCGGCACTGGTGGCCCGCGACGCCGGAGCCGCGCACCTGGGCGCTGGACAGGGCGCACAACCGGCACCCGGCGATCCGGCACTACCGGCCCGCCGAGCTGTTCCGCTGCGGCACCACCCTCGCGCTGTACCTCGTGGTCGTGCTCGCCGCCGCCGTGCTGCTGTTCGATCTCGCCTACCTGGCGACGTTCGTGGCCGAGCGCAGCGGTCCCGGGCTCGCCGCGGCCGCGCTGGCCCTGCTCGCCGCGGCTACCGGGAGCGGCCGGGTCCTTATCGGACGGCTCGCCGACCGGCTCGGCCGCCGCCGGATCCTGCGCCTGGCCCTGCTCGCCGGCGGCGTCGCGCAGTTCGTCCTCTACTACTCGGGCGAACACCGCCACGCTGTCGGGCTGCTGCTGGGTGTCGCGCTGGCCGGGCTCGGCAACGGCTGCTGCTACACGCTGCTGGTCGGTCTGGTGCGCGAGTACTTCGGCGAGGAGTCGGCGTTGCAGAACTTCGGTGTCCTCTACAGCGCCAAGGCCGTCGGCGCGGTCGTCGGGGTCGGGCTCGCCGCGGTCGGCCTGCTGGGCGCGTTCGCCGTCGCCGGGGTGCTGAGCGTCGCCGGGGCGCTGCTCACCGGACGCCTCACCCAGCCCGGCCGGCCGAAGTCGTTGCTGCCCACGGCGTAG
- the dinB gene encoding DNA polymerase IV, with protein MTAEGPILHADLDSFYASVEQRDDPGLKGRPVIVGGGVVLAASYEAKAYGVRTAMGGAQARRLCPHAVVVPPRMSAYSAASKAVFEVFRDTTPLVEGISIDEAFLDVGGLARIAGRPSAVAQRLRQAVAERAGLPITVGVARTKFLAKVASRVAKPDGLLVVPHDAEMEFLHPLPVGALWGVGKVTEEKLRARGVVTVGQLAASEPVDLAGLLGRGAGRHLHELAHNRDPRLVETGVRRRSIGAQRALGRGRRTPAELDVVLVALIDRIARRLRAAHRICRTVTLRLRFADFTRATRSCTLNEPTEGTGRLLAAARELLEAALPLIADRGITLLGASLSNLTDDDHVQLALPFERRRATQLDSALDSVRDRFGKASVTRAVLLGRPDEPEMPLLPD; from the coding sequence ATGACCGCCGAGGGCCCCATCCTCCACGCCGACCTCGACTCCTTCTACGCGTCGGTCGAGCAGCGCGACGACCCGGGGCTGAAGGGGCGCCCGGTCATCGTCGGCGGCGGGGTGGTGCTGGCCGCGAGTTACGAGGCCAAGGCCTACGGCGTGCGTACCGCGATGGGCGGCGCGCAGGCCCGGCGGCTGTGCCCGCACGCGGTCGTCGTGCCGCCGCGGATGTCCGCCTACTCCGCCGCCAGCAAAGCGGTGTTCGAGGTCTTCCGCGACACCACGCCGCTGGTGGAAGGGATTTCGATCGACGAAGCCTTCCTCGACGTCGGCGGATTGGCCAGGATCGCCGGACGGCCGAGCGCCGTCGCCCAGCGGCTGCGGCAGGCGGTCGCCGAGCGGGCCGGGCTGCCGATCACCGTCGGCGTCGCGCGGACGAAGTTCCTCGCCAAGGTCGCCAGCCGGGTGGCGAAGCCGGACGGCCTGCTCGTCGTGCCGCACGACGCGGAGATGGAGTTCCTGCACCCGCTCCCGGTCGGCGCGCTGTGGGGCGTCGGGAAGGTGACCGAGGAGAAGCTGCGGGCCCGGGGCGTCGTCACCGTGGGCCAGCTGGCCGCCTCCGAACCGGTGGACCTCGCCGGCCTGCTGGGCCGGGGCGCCGGGCGGCACCTGCACGAGCTGGCGCACAACCGCGACCCCCGCCTCGTCGAGACGGGGGTGCGGCGCCGGTCGATCGGCGCGCAGCGGGCCCTCGGCCGCGGCCGGCGGACCCCGGCCGAGCTGGACGTCGTCCTCGTGGCCCTGATCGACCGCATCGCCCGGCGGCTGCGCGCGGCCCACCGCATCTGCCGCACGGTGACCCTCCGCCTGCGTTTCGCCGACTTCACCCGGGCGACGCGCTCGTGCACGCTGAACGAGCCGACCGAGGGCACCGGCCGGCTGCTCGCGGCGGCGCGCGAGCTCCTCGAGGCCGCGCTGCCGCTGATCGCCGACCGCGGGATCACGCTGCTCGGCGCGTCGCTGTCCAACCTGACCGACGACGACCACGTCCAGCTGGCCCTCCCGTTCGAGCGCCGGCGGGCCACCCAGCTGGACTCGGCGCTCGACTCGGTGCGGGACCGCTTCGGGAAGGCGTCGGTCACCCGCGCCGTGCTGCTGGGCCGTCCGGACGAGCCGGAGATGCCGCTACTGCCCGATTGA
- a CDS encoding LysR family transcriptional regulator has product MDLRQLAVVVAVAEEGGFTAAALRLHTVQSTVSTVVRALERDLGTPLFHRTTHRVALTPAGEAFVPAARAALVAVERARAAISPVHGRVRLGLVPGLLTDVHRVLAGLRDAHPALAVEVRQLGRDEPAHAVAESTVDIAVSVPDPGDPAAPPGTPLAGEELVLVTAPGGSRSAPADLSGLALVDFPRGWAIRDAVDRAFTGRRVALEVDDLTAAAGLVRGGLAACVLPASAAARFPDLTVRRFATSPLWQVAAIHRADPPAAVAAVLAHLG; this is encoded by the coding sequence ATGGACCTGCGCCAGCTCGCGGTCGTGGTGGCGGTCGCCGAGGAAGGCGGCTTCACCGCCGCCGCGCTGCGGCTGCACACCGTCCAGTCGACGGTGTCCACGGTCGTCCGGGCGCTGGAACGCGACCTCGGCACGCCGCTGTTCCACCGCACCACGCACCGGGTGGCGCTGACGCCCGCCGGCGAGGCCTTCGTGCCCGCCGCGCGGGCGGCCCTCGTAGCGGTGGAACGGGCCCGGGCGGCGATCTCCCCGGTGCACGGCCGGGTCCGGCTCGGGCTCGTCCCGGGTCTGCTCACCGACGTGCACCGGGTACTCGCCGGCCTGCGGGACGCGCACCCGGCGCTGGCCGTCGAGGTCCGCCAGCTGGGCCGCGACGAGCCGGCCCACGCCGTCGCGGAGTCCACAGTGGACATCGCTGTGAGCGTGCCGGACCCCGGCGACCCGGCCGCGCCGCCCGGCACACCGCTGGCCGGCGAAGAGCTGGTCCTGGTGACGGCTCCGGGCGGGTCGCGTTCGGCGCCGGCCGACCTGTCGGGGCTGGCGCTGGTGGACTTCCCGCGGGGCTGGGCGATCCGGGACGCCGTCGACCGCGCGTTCACCGGCCGCCGGGTCGCCCTCGAAGTCGACGACCTCACCGCCGCGGCCGGGCTCGTCCGCGGCGGGCTGGCGGCGTGTGTCCTCCCGGCCTCGGCGGCGGCGCGGTTCCCCGATCTGACGGTACGGCGGTTCGCGACGTCGCCGCTTTGGCAGGTCGCCGCGATCCACCGGGCGGACCCGCCGGCCGCCGTCGCCGCGGTGCTCGCTCACCTGGGCTGA
- the sucC gene encoding ADP-forming succinate--CoA ligase subunit beta: MDLFEHEARDLFEKHGVPVPRGRVAAAPAAARDAAVALGGPVVVKAQVKTGGRGKAGGVRVVRTADDAEQAADDILGMDIKGHTVHRVLVTEASEIAEEYYVCFLLDRAGRTFLAMASTEGGMDIEDVAATKPEALLRVPVHAQHGVDAAAVAAAFPPDVRDEAAAVVRKLWDVFVAEDATLVEVNPLARTTAGIVALDGKITLDDNAGFRRAASFDDPHDGDPLERAARSQCLNYVKLDGDIGVIGNGAGLVMSTLDVVASAAAEAGARGPANFLDIGGGASAEVMVAGLSVILGDPQVRSVFVNVFGGITACDAVATGIVRSLEVLGERATKPLVVRLDGNNVAEGRRILELAAHPLVTVVATMDDAAREAAKLAIAEV, translated from the coding sequence ATGGACCTCTTCGAACACGAAGCCCGAGACCTCTTCGAGAAACACGGCGTGCCCGTCCCCCGCGGCCGCGTCGCCGCCGCTCCCGCCGCCGCCCGCGACGCCGCCGTGGCGCTCGGTGGGCCGGTGGTGGTCAAGGCCCAGGTGAAGACCGGCGGCCGGGGCAAGGCCGGCGGCGTCCGCGTCGTGCGCACGGCCGATGACGCCGAGCAGGCCGCCGACGACATCCTCGGCATGGACATCAAGGGGCACACCGTGCACCGGGTGCTCGTCACCGAGGCGAGCGAGATCGCCGAGGAGTACTACGTCTGCTTCCTGCTCGACCGCGCCGGCCGCACGTTCCTGGCCATGGCGTCGACCGAAGGCGGCATGGACATCGAGGACGTCGCCGCGACGAAACCCGAAGCGCTGCTGCGGGTTCCGGTGCACGCCCAGCACGGAGTGGACGCCGCCGCGGTGGCCGCGGCCTTCCCCCCGGACGTGCGCGACGAGGCCGCGGCGGTCGTCCGGAAGCTGTGGGACGTCTTCGTCGCCGAGGACGCCACGCTGGTCGAGGTCAATCCCCTCGCTCGCACGACGGCCGGGATCGTCGCCCTCGACGGCAAGATCACCCTCGACGACAACGCGGGCTTCCGCCGCGCTGCGTCGTTCGACGATCCCCACGACGGCGACCCGCTGGAACGAGCGGCGCGGTCGCAGTGCCTCAACTACGTCAAGCTGGACGGCGACATCGGCGTGATCGGCAACGGCGCCGGGCTCGTGATGTCCACATTGGACGTCGTCGCCTCGGCCGCGGCCGAGGCCGGCGCGCGCGGCCCGGCGAACTTCCTCGACATCGGCGGCGGCGCGTCGGCCGAGGTGATGGTGGCCGGGCTGAGCGTGATCCTCGGCGATCCGCAGGTGCGCAGCGTGTTCGTCAACGTCTTCGGCGGCATCACCGCCTGCGACGCCGTGGCGACCGGGATCGTGCGCTCCCTGGAAGTGCTCGGCGAGCGGGCCACGAAACCGCTGGTCGTGCGGCTCGACGGCAACAACGTGGCCGAGGGCAGGCGGATCCTCGAACTGGCCGCCCACCCGCTGGTCACCGTGGTGGCCACCATGGACGACGCCGCCCGCGAGGCGGCGAAACTCGCGATCGCGGAGGTCTGA
- a CDS encoding histone-like nucleoid-structuring protein Lsr2 — protein sequence MAQRVHVEMVDDLDGSEANQTVPFALDGVSFEIDLSEENASALRDELARYVGAARRIGGRKVRLATGQSLTGAASSGTDRERNRQIREWAQDNGYEVAERGRLSSEIIAGFEEHQAAAAEPAEAKPARKRATRKKA from the coding sequence ATGGCGCAACGGGTGCACGTCGAGATGGTGGACGATCTCGACGGGAGCGAGGCGAACCAGACCGTCCCCTTCGCCCTCGACGGGGTGAGCTTCGAGATCGACCTCTCCGAGGAGAACGCTTCGGCGCTGCGGGACGAGCTCGCCCGCTACGTCGGCGCCGCACGGCGCATCGGCGGCCGCAAGGTCCGGCTCGCGACGGGGCAGTCGCTGACGGGCGCGGCGAGCTCGGGCACCGACCGCGAGCGCAACCGGCAGATCCGCGAGTGGGCGCAGGACAACGGCTACGAGGTGGCCGAGCGAGGCCGTCTCTCCAGCGAGATCATCGCCGGTTTCGAGGAGCACCAGGCCGCTGCGGCCGAGCCGGCCGAAGCCAAGCCGGCCCGCAAGCGCGCGACCCGCAAGAAGGCCTGA
- a CDS encoding class I SAM-dependent methyltransferase yields MICSKSNRYRCGMTSPDSPVNAPGVSRTAFTAAAARAAHLLVDAAPPLFSDPLAAPLLGARAEELLAYHRLHGTHPILAGARAEAVCRSRFTEERLLRVNSGIDQYVILGAGLDSFAYRTPPGRFRVFEVDQPATQAAKRELLDAAGIAVPASVIFVAVDFETDALRDRLVQSGLDPRRPVFVSWLGVTMYLTRAAILATLTVLGGFAPGSEIVADHLLPAELRDAAGNAYAEAVAPIAAEEGEPWHTFLSPAAMAELLRGNGFEVVEQAAQHECAGPGAWNRDDALKPSRLSHLTHARIPPSRRES; encoded by the coding sequence GTGATATGCTCGAAATCAAATCGGTACCGTTGCGGGATGACTTCGCCCGATTCTCCCGTCAATGCGCCCGGCGTCAGCCGCACAGCGTTCACCGCGGCCGCCGCGCGAGCCGCACATTTGCTGGTCGACGCCGCACCGCCGCTCTTCTCGGACCCGCTCGCCGCGCCGTTGCTCGGCGCCCGCGCCGAAGAACTGCTGGCGTATCACCGCCTCCACGGTACCCACCCGATCCTCGCCGGCGCGCGAGCCGAGGCCGTCTGCCGCAGCCGGTTCACCGAAGAACGTCTCCTGCGCGTCAATTCCGGTATAGACCAGTATGTGATTCTCGGCGCCGGACTCGATTCCTTCGCCTATCGGACACCGCCCGGCCGGTTCCGCGTGTTCGAGGTCGACCAGCCGGCGACGCAGGCCGCCAAACGGGAACTCCTGGACGCCGCCGGCATCGCCGTCCCGGCTTCGGTGATCTTCGTCGCGGTCGACTTCGAAACCGATGCGCTCCGCGACCGGCTCGTCCAGAGTGGACTCGACCCGCGCCGTCCCGTGTTCGTCAGCTGGCTCGGAGTCACCATGTACCTGACCCGGGCGGCGATTCTGGCCACGTTGACGGTTCTCGGCGGTTTCGCCCCCGGCTCGGAAATCGTGGCCGACCACCTGCTCCCCGCGGAACTGCGCGACGCGGCCGGAAACGCCTACGCCGAAGCCGTCGCGCCGATTGCCGCCGAAGAGGGTGAGCCGTGGCACACCTTCCTCTCCCCCGCCGCCATGGCGGAGCTCCTGCGCGGCAACGGTTTCGAAGTGGTCGAACAAGCCGCTCAGCACGAGTGCGCCGGTCCGGGGGCCTGGAATCGCGACGACGCCCTGAAGCCGAGCCGGCTTTCCCACCTGACGCACGCGCGCATTCCCCCGTCGCGACGGGAAAGCTGA
- a CDS encoding LysR family transcriptional regulator yields the protein MLLRQLEYLVALAREGHFARAAQACHVSQPSLSAGIRKLEGELGTQVVQRGARYAGLTPEGERVLLWAQRILAERDALNEDLSAMRDSLSGVLRVGAIPTALTAMSMLTAPFRERHPHARVTLESLSSDEIARRLTAFELDAGLTYVDDETPHGLRCVPLYEERYLLLTPSDGELAGRRLVRWAEVATLPLCLLMPHMRNRRVLDALFAEAGATVVPAIETDTVSALYSHVATHHWSSVISHAWLHLFGVPPGMRVVPLETPSRSHRIGLVVTAGSPEPILARALLEVVRGVDVRGTLDALLHRHLAEQAR from the coding sequence ATGCTGCTGCGCCAGCTCGAATACCTCGTCGCGCTGGCCCGCGAGGGGCACTTCGCCCGGGCCGCGCAGGCGTGCCACGTGTCCCAGCCGTCACTTTCGGCCGGGATCCGGAAGCTCGAGGGCGAGCTCGGCACCCAGGTCGTCCAGCGCGGCGCGCGCTATGCCGGGTTGACGCCCGAAGGCGAGCGCGTCCTGCTGTGGGCGCAGCGGATCCTGGCCGAGCGCGACGCGCTGAACGAAGACCTCTCGGCGATGCGCGACAGTCTCTCGGGGGTGCTGCGCGTCGGCGCCATCCCGACCGCGCTCACCGCCATGTCGATGCTCACCGCGCCCTTCCGCGAGCGGCACCCGCACGCCCGGGTGACGCTGGAATCGTTGTCCTCGGACGAGATCGCCCGCCGGCTGACCGCGTTCGAGCTCGACGCCGGACTGACCTATGTGGACGACGAGACGCCGCACGGGCTCCGGTGCGTCCCGCTCTACGAGGAGCGGTACCTGCTGCTGACGCCGTCCGACGGCGAGCTGGCCGGGCGCCGGCTGGTGCGCTGGGCCGAGGTCGCCACGCTACCGCTGTGCCTGCTCATGCCGCACATGCGCAACCGCCGCGTGCTCGACGCGCTGTTCGCCGAGGCCGGCGCCACCGTCGTGCCGGCGATCGAGACGGACACCGTCTCCGCGCTCTACTCCCACGTCGCCACGCACCACTGGTCCAGCGTCATCTCCCACGCGTGGCTGCACCTGTTCGGCGTGCCGCCGGGCATGCGCGTGGTGCCGCTCGAAACGCCGTCGCGGTCGCACCGGATCGGGCTGGTGGTGACGGCGGGCTCGCCCGAGCCGATCCTCGCCCGCGCGCTGCTCGAAGTCGTGCGCGGTGTCGACGTCCGCGGCACCCTCGACGCGTTGTTGCACCGGCACCTCGCCGAGCAGGCCCGATAG
- a CDS encoding beta-class carbonic anhydrase, whose protein sequence is MAVTDSLVRHARARGPASGPKRPRLRVAVLACMDARISVHRLLGLREGDAHVIRNAGGAVTDDAIRSLTISQHLLGTREVVLLHHHDCGMRTFTDTEFARQLEERTGIRPGWAAETFTDPAQDVRQCIARLRAGPFPPHTGAVRGFVLDERTGALDEVT, encoded by the coding sequence ATGGCCGTCACCGACTCGCTCGTGCGGCACGCGCGTGCCCGCGGCCCGGCTTCCGGCCCGAAACGGCCGCGGCTGCGGGTCGCCGTGCTGGCCTGCATGGACGCCCGGATCAGCGTCCACCGGCTGCTCGGGCTCCGGGAAGGGGACGCGCACGTCATCCGCAACGCCGGCGGCGCCGTCACCGACGACGCGATCCGCTCGCTGACGATCAGCCAGCACCTGCTCGGCACCCGCGAGGTCGTGCTGCTGCACCACCACGACTGCGGGATGCGCACCTTCACCGACACGGAGTTCGCGCGGCAGCTGGAAGAGCGCACCGGGATCCGGCCGGGCTGGGCCGCGGAGACGTTCACCGACCCGGCCCAGGACGTCCGGCAGTGCATCGCGCGGCTGCGGGCCGGCCCGTTCCCGCCGCACACCGGCGCGGTGCGCGGGTTCGTCCTCGACGAGCGGACCGGCGCGCTGGACGAGGTGACGTGA